In one Brevibacterium sp. CBA3109 genomic region, the following are encoded:
- a CDS encoding LuxR C-terminal-related transcriptional regulator, with protein sequence MTRQRSFSPPPLFGRADELRIIEESLTDSSMVGILVVGDVGMGKTRLAEEVHRRRGGKEHWLRADRVLREIPFGVFGMIVDLDEPGGLPGRVISAVTGDDAVPVVYVDDAHYLDEYSLRMLTQLAAAGTIRLVATTGHSVGDEFWPFADLVDEQVLAQLVLEPLTPENLRTAVEYSFGGIAAQGVIDIIDFHSGRNPGQLLELLEYCRRKNRLLSRNGVLVLDGLDIDFDARARDFARIDLDQYSMAEKEALELVIMAGEIDIDLMLSIGLGSAADRLVDVDELRILGDTTRVYVAREHHASETIRYSAPIGRSRKWYGIVRDYPDQPSRRSRMLRTEWALECGVAVDERQVIDAALIAIEASDWHRALRIMSDVPTDRLSAPELYELACLYCNVGQVALGLDLLAHCLHKACCPGLVVTAAVLWANRKVTHRSVALEASDFTAALDRIAAHERDCCTEESCRLNEKSPDQETTRRFAAESLDDATARALLQMLESVGGTHGQQDGDLLRQQALDATLPDVYRMGAALFCASLDLEQGRTGRADEILTLMKRELPTVGMGTVVLRMLDARVLMEHGDLNGARRSLQMPQSNDIAHLASQSGTSDMMAAELSLLEGNLDAALRSARAGVEALDHWRQFSLLAAALGVAQYVATLSGETDLAEDFDARFARLAHSGLHVESRRALVFTLISRWLRTSDPESERQLRQLLDDAERDQAYGLSAQIRLLLFRHFGEVDIEEMRRVSRLGEGPAFRTLGAVGEALWEKDAAALLRIADAERSSAPDIAARCVQMAKDRLHHRGSVPYSRGSNDLSVELTEREREICGFLVRGMSNAEIAERLGAAVRTVEGHAYRLYQKLGVTRRHQVAEALARLNIEAVGAAKQESENS encoded by the coding sequence ATGACCCGGCAGCGATCTTTCAGCCCTCCGCCGCTCTTCGGCCGTGCAGACGAGCTTCGAATCATTGAGGAATCGCTGACCGATTCGTCCATGGTCGGCATCCTCGTAGTAGGGGATGTCGGCATGGGGAAGACACGCTTGGCGGAAGAGGTGCATCGGCGCCGAGGTGGGAAGGAGCACTGGCTGCGCGCCGATCGTGTGCTCAGAGAGATTCCGTTCGGAGTCTTCGGAATGATCGTAGACCTCGACGAACCAGGTGGTCTGCCGGGCCGAGTCATATCGGCGGTGACCGGGGACGACGCGGTGCCGGTTGTATACGTTGACGATGCGCACTATCTCGATGAGTACAGTCTCCGCATGCTCACACAGCTCGCGGCCGCCGGTACGATCAGACTGGTGGCGACGACTGGCCACTCTGTGGGTGATGAGTTCTGGCCATTCGCCGACTTGGTCGACGAACAGGTGCTTGCACAGTTGGTGCTGGAGCCGCTCACTCCGGAGAATCTGCGTACTGCAGTCGAATACAGCTTCGGGGGGATCGCCGCGCAGGGTGTCATTGACATCATCGATTTCCATTCGGGACGCAACCCAGGCCAGTTGCTGGAGCTTCTCGAATACTGCCGCAGGAAGAATCGCCTGTTGTCACGCAACGGCGTTCTTGTGCTCGACGGACTCGACATCGATTTCGACGCACGGGCACGCGACTTCGCCCGCATCGACCTTGACCAGTATTCGATGGCAGAGAAGGAAGCTCTCGAACTGGTCATCATGGCTGGTGAGATCGACATCGATCTGATGCTTTCGATCGGACTCGGATCAGCAGCCGACCGTCTGGTCGACGTCGATGAGCTGCGCATTCTTGGAGACACCACTCGCGTCTACGTCGCACGCGAACACCACGCTTCGGAGACGATTCGATACAGCGCCCCGATCGGCCGGAGCCGGAAGTGGTACGGCATAGTCCGTGACTATCCCGATCAGCCCAGTCGACGGTCTCGGATGCTCAGGACGGAATGGGCCCTGGAATGTGGGGTTGCCGTGGACGAACGGCAAGTCATCGATGCTGCGCTGATCGCAATCGAGGCAAGCGACTGGCACCGAGCTCTGCGGATCATGTCCGATGTTCCGACTGATCGGCTGAGCGCCCCAGAGCTCTACGAACTGGCGTGTCTCTATTGCAACGTCGGGCAGGTGGCGTTGGGTCTCGATCTGCTTGCTCATTGTCTGCACAAAGCATGTTGCCCGGGACTCGTCGTCACCGCGGCAGTGCTCTGGGCCAACCGCAAGGTCACGCACAGGTCAGTAGCGCTCGAGGCCTCCGACTTCACGGCGGCACTCGACAGGATCGCTGCACACGAGCGAGACTGCTGCACGGAAGAATCCTGTCGTCTGAATGAGAAGAGTCCGGATCAAGAGACGACGAGGAGATTCGCTGCTGAAAGTCTTGACGACGCGACAGCGAGAGCCCTGCTGCAGATGCTCGAGTCCGTTGGGGGCACTCATGGTCAGCAGGACGGAGATCTGCTGCGCCAGCAGGCTCTCGATGCCACTCTGCCGGACGTGTATCGGATGGGCGCGGCGCTGTTCTGTGCATCCCTCGATCTGGAGCAGGGGCGAACTGGGCGGGCGGATGAAATTCTCACCCTGATGAAACGAGAACTGCCCACCGTGGGGATGGGAACCGTGGTCCTCAGAATGCTCGACGCTCGGGTACTGATGGAACACGGCGACTTGAATGGCGCTCGGCGATCACTGCAGATGCCGCAGTCAAACGATATCGCCCATCTCGCATCTCAGAGTGGGACCAGTGACATGATGGCGGCAGAGCTCTCTTTGCTCGAAGGTAACTTGGACGCGGCACTGCGATCGGCTCGGGCCGGTGTCGAGGCGCTGGATCACTGGAGGCAGTTCTCATTGCTCGCTGCGGCTCTGGGCGTAGCGCAGTACGTTGCCACGCTCAGCGGCGAGACGGACTTAGCCGAGGACTTCGATGCTCGGTTCGCCCGGTTGGCGCACTCTGGCCTGCACGTCGAGTCCAGGCGAGCGCTGGTGTTCACTCTCATCTCCCGGTGGCTGCGGACATCTGATCCAGAATCCGAGAGGCAGCTGCGGCAGCTGCTCGACGATGCGGAACGGGATCAGGCATACGGTCTGTCCGCACAGATTCGCCTTCTGCTGTTTCGCCACTTCGGCGAAGTCGATATTGAAGAGATGCGTCGTGTCTCCAGATTGGGTGAGGGACCAGCATTCCGAACCCTTGGAGCGGTGGGGGAGGCACTGTGGGAAAAGGACGCTGCGGCGCTGCTGAGAATCGCTGATGCCGAACGCTCATCCGCCCCTGACATCGCTGCCAGATGCGTGCAGATGGCCAAAGACCGCCTTCACCACCGCGGCAGCGTACCGTACTCGCGCGGATCCAACGACCTGTCCGTGGAGTTGACGGAACGGGAGCGAGAGATCTGTGGCTTCCTCGTCAGGGGTATGTCGAACGCAGAGATAGCGGAGCGGCTCGGAGCTGCTGTGAGGACGGTGGAAGGCCATGCTTACCGTCTGTATCAAAAGCTCGGTGTCACCCGCCGTCATCAGGTCGCCGAGGCTCTGGCGCGACTGAACATCGAGGCTGTGGGAGCCGCGAAGCAGGAGTCTGAGAACTCCTAG
- a CDS encoding LuxR C-terminal-related transcriptional regulator: protein MRAAQSGSRAEIVEITRSLANPDVYGALVIGASGMGKTTVINGVAANVAPEVPVFRFRGSSLIASRNLGIFEVLLSSEGEQTPEIASGGAALSIIGRIFGRGHIPVVIIDNADQVDEHSLSIVSQLAAAGRIKLVAAAETIRPPVDLLAALWAAGKVVRTDLEGLDEAAIAAIARETGHKLDDRTIVAYRERSRGNPRMLRKLIVGRAASIDSQRGSGHRALWNVLPVQKRILESIAMAGVLPYEALRSMCEPELLDNLEERGIISITRGRHAEVAVVEPAVAQILRDSVRPSQSLQLLREITPILETMPLVGAALFGQVRWTQDWGVPVDSDKVLGAALWANERGDFAAAIDLLRGSSSEDPEIYLELARAERGRGDTVEAELIVDRLVSSPRAGEGADRYLSRLACLELRLTDPREPHILRTEWVRDRLRGAVDTGRLDVTRAQFDVRGGRLQEGQELSERVFRNRDCLPRHRQRACSLLGKIEIMRGRIERGLEYLNQAEMMFSLPDTTSFEVEDSAPQIFIGRYLAGDWDRARTTLQRLTPLRADSSSSTALVDLWTGHITRAQQTLDKALANGPERGGEYDLMQAALHLAEGLLQMRKKSTRSPSTTVPDDRIARFRKGERTGRSFVTGTKEPIDGVPRADYDWCLDYLADLLELEALALAAPEKIADEMHRLGAEAAERGAHTLAAYAWMEASRHGNPAARANLLSTAENVDGDLGGLASAVAKACLSDDYEAVIDAADEALSFGAVVMCADLARSARDRAVQSRDSAAIKHARALLDSSLRAITFDAGGAELWAILTEMEKQLVAGVTEGASNSELGARLHLSVRTVEWHLGRLYRRLHVSDRHELKQIARSLA, encoded by the coding sequence GTGCGTGCAGCACAAAGTGGCAGTCGGGCAGAGATCGTGGAGATCACCAGGAGCCTGGCGAATCCCGATGTCTATGGTGCGCTTGTAATCGGCGCGTCCGGAATGGGAAAGACCACGGTCATCAATGGGGTTGCCGCGAACGTGGCTCCCGAAGTGCCCGTCTTTCGGTTCCGGGGCTCGAGCCTGATCGCTTCCAGGAATCTGGGCATCTTCGAAGTTCTGCTTTCCAGTGAAGGCGAGCAGACCCCCGAAATTGCTTCGGGTGGTGCTGCATTGTCGATCATCGGTCGGATTTTCGGGCGAGGGCACATTCCAGTTGTGATCATCGACAATGCAGATCAAGTCGATGAACATTCTCTCTCGATCGTCTCTCAGCTGGCTGCTGCAGGTCGGATCAAGCTGGTGGCTGCGGCCGAAACGATCAGGCCTCCGGTCGATCTGCTGGCGGCGCTCTGGGCCGCCGGCAAGGTTGTGCGCACGGATCTTGAGGGACTGGACGAGGCTGCGATCGCAGCCATCGCCCGGGAAACGGGGCACAAGCTCGATGATAGGACGATTGTCGCCTACCGGGAGAGGTCGCGGGGCAACCCCCGGATGCTGAGGAAACTCATCGTCGGCAGGGCCGCGAGTATCGATTCCCAACGCGGGTCCGGCCATCGTGCGTTGTGGAATGTGCTGCCGGTGCAGAAGCGAATTCTCGAATCGATCGCGATGGCCGGGGTTCTGCCGTATGAAGCTCTGCGGAGCATGTGTGAGCCGGAGCTTCTCGACAATCTGGAGGAACGCGGGATCATCAGCATCACCAGAGGCAGGCACGCCGAGGTGGCGGTGGTCGAACCGGCAGTCGCTCAGATCCTGCGTGACAGCGTCCGGCCATCTCAGAGTCTGCAGCTGCTCAGGGAGATCACTCCGATTTTGGAGACGATGCCCCTTGTGGGAGCTGCGCTGTTCGGGCAGGTGAGATGGACTCAGGACTGGGGGGTCCCAGTTGACTCAGACAAGGTTCTCGGTGCCGCACTGTGGGCGAATGAGCGGGGAGACTTCGCTGCCGCGATCGACCTGCTGCGTGGCTCGAGTTCTGAGGACCCTGAGATTTATCTCGAACTGGCGCGTGCGGAACGAGGTCGAGGAGATACTGTCGAGGCAGAGCTGATCGTCGATCGGCTGGTCTCCTCACCTCGGGCGGGCGAGGGGGCCGACAGATACCTCTCCCGCTTGGCGTGTCTCGAGTTGAGATTGACCGACCCGCGAGAACCACACATTCTGCGCACCGAATGGGTCCGCGACCGATTGCGAGGCGCCGTCGACACCGGTCGCTTGGATGTCACCCGGGCCCAGTTCGATGTGCGTGGAGGGCGTTTGCAGGAGGGCCAGGAACTGTCTGAGCGCGTCTTCCGCAACCGCGACTGTCTGCCCCGGCACCGACAGCGTGCCTGTTCGCTTCTGGGCAAGATTGAAATCATGCGGGGCCGAATCGAGCGAGGGCTGGAGTATCTGAATCAGGCCGAGATGATGTTCAGTCTGCCGGACACGACCAGCTTCGAGGTGGAGGACTCTGCGCCGCAGATCTTCATTGGTCGCTATCTGGCCGGAGACTGGGACCGTGCTCGCACGACCTTGCAGCGACTGACTCCCCTGCGTGCTGATTCGTCCTCCTCTACAGCTCTCGTCGACTTGTGGACCGGGCACATCACACGAGCGCAGCAGACCCTGGACAAAGCTTTGGCGAATGGTCCCGAGCGTGGAGGCGAATACGATCTCATGCAGGCCGCCCTCCACCTGGCAGAAGGGCTTCTGCAGATGCGTAAGAAATCGACTCGGAGCCCATCGACAACGGTGCCGGACGATCGGATCGCCCGTTTTCGCAAGGGTGAGCGGACTGGACGCAGTTTCGTCACTGGCACCAAGGAGCCGATCGACGGCGTTCCTCGCGCCGATTACGACTGGTGCTTGGACTATCTTGCCGATCTGCTTGAGCTCGAGGCCCTAGCGCTGGCCGCCCCTGAAAAGATCGCAGACGAGATGCACCGCCTTGGTGCGGAGGCTGCGGAGCGTGGGGCCCATACTCTGGCTGCCTACGCATGGATGGAGGCGAGCCGACATGGCAACCCAGCGGCGCGGGCGAATCTGCTCAGCACTGCTGAAAACGTGGATGGCGATCTTGGGGGTTTGGCGTCCGCGGTTGCCAAGGCCTGCCTCAGCGATGACTACGAGGCAGTGATCGACGCCGCAGATGAAGCACTGAGCTTCGGCGCTGTCGTGATGTGCGCCGATCTGGCACGCTCGGCGCGTGACAGGGCTGTACAGAGTCGCGACTCGGCTGCCATCAAACATGCTCGGGCGTTGCTGGACTCGAGCCTGCGCGCGATCACCTTTGATGCTGGCGGTGCCGAGCTGTGGGCGATACTCACCGAGATGGAGAAGCAGCTGGTGGCCGGTGTGACTGAGGGAGCCAGCAACTCAGAGCTCGGAGCTCGGCTGCATCTTTCGGTGCGGACAGTGGAGTGGCACCTCGGCCGTCTCTATCGACGTCTGCACGTCAGCGACCGTCACGAACTCAAGCAGATCGCGCGGAGTCTGGCATGA
- a CDS encoding acyl-CoA dehydrogenase family protein: MDTLLNAQEREFAQQMRQFYRTEIPEELRFKVATGQELTKEDMVTSQRILNQHGYAVPNWPVEWGGQDWTPVQRHIWLEEMQLACVPQPLPFNVSMVGPVIATFGSQEIKERFLPATANIDIWWSQGFSEPDAGSDLASLKTSAVRDGDKYIVNGQKTWTTLGQYGDWMFNLVRTDPNVKKQAGISFLLIDMKTPGVTVRPIQLIDGSHEVNEVFFDNVEVPVENLVGEENKGWTYAKFLLGNERTGIARIGGSKVNLARAKAYAAVTKTARGTLLDDPLFSARLTRIEAELTALEMTQLRILSTQAAGSDKPDPRSSVLKLKGSQLQEDISELLVDVLGPQGLDFVTDRAQGEGLSDLPLGAVDALPSYFNTRKVTIYGGSSEVQRGIISKALLGL, translated from the coding sequence ATGGACACCTTGCTGAATGCGCAGGAGCGCGAGTTCGCGCAGCAGATGCGTCAGTTCTATCGCACGGAGATCCCCGAGGAGCTGCGCTTCAAGGTCGCCACCGGCCAGGAGCTGACCAAAGAGGACATGGTCACTTCGCAGCGGATCCTCAATCAGCACGGTTACGCCGTACCGAACTGGCCCGTCGAATGGGGTGGCCAGGACTGGACTCCAGTGCAGCGCCACATCTGGCTCGAAGAGATGCAGCTGGCCTGCGTTCCACAGCCGCTTCCCTTCAACGTCTCCATGGTCGGCCCGGTCATCGCAACCTTCGGCAGTCAGGAGATCAAGGAGCGTTTCCTACCCGCCACCGCCAATATCGACATCTGGTGGTCACAGGGCTTCTCCGAACCTGATGCCGGCTCTGACCTCGCATCACTGAAGACCTCAGCAGTCCGTGACGGAGACAAGTACATCGTCAACGGGCAGAAGACCTGGACGACCCTGGGCCAGTACGGCGACTGGATGTTCAACCTGGTCCGCACCGACCCGAACGTGAAGAAGCAGGCAGGCATCTCGTTCCTGCTCATCGACATGAAGACGCCCGGCGTCACGGTTCGCCCGATCCAGCTCATCGACGGCAGCCATGAGGTCAACGAAGTGTTCTTCGACAATGTCGAGGTCCCCGTCGAGAACCTCGTCGGCGAAGAGAACAAGGGATGGACCTACGCGAAGTTCCTGCTCGGCAACGAGCGCACCGGCATCGCCCGCATCGGCGGTTCGAAGGTCAACCTGGCTCGCGCCAAGGCTTATGCCGCGGTGACGAAGACGGCACGCGGGACTCTGCTCGACGACCCGCTGTTCTCCGCCCGCCTGACCCGGATCGAAGCCGAGCTCACCGCTCTCGAAATGACTCAGCTGCGAATCCTCTCGACCCAGGCCGCCGGATCGGACAAACCGGATCCACGTTCCTCCGTGCTCAAGCTCAAGGGCTCACAGCTGCAGGAAGACATCAGTGAGCTGCTCGTCGACGTCCTCGGTCCGCAGGGCCTCGACTTCGTCACCGACCGCGCCCAGGGCGAGGGCCTGTCCGATCTGCCGCTCGGAGCCGTCGACGCCCTTCCCTCGTACTTCAACACCCGCAAGGTCACCATCTACGGCGGCTCGTCCGAGGTGCAGCGCGGAATCATCTCGAAAGCACTGCTTGGTCTCTGA
- a CDS encoding acyl-CoA dehydrogenase family protein, which produces MDLELNDIQQELASTLNKYLRSEYDTATREAILHSEEGISREKWEQFAEMGLLGLAIPENYGGAEMTFAEVAVVLEAFGRALVLEPFLATAVLGANAIAAAGTEEQKQEILPAVCEGQTFLAFAALEPGLRYAVDTPSTTAAAGADGSFTISGEKNGVLGGDVADQFIVTASENGDLGLFLVAASASGVSRVAHRQADGQGSASVKFDNAPAQRLGAADAHAVVAEVFDTANAAIMAEAVGVMEASLTMTAEYLKTREQFGAPIGANQALQHRAADLYADLEYARSMALFSRLAVTNEEAGSEKDRHRDVIAAKIIIDQSARTISQESIQMHGGIGMTMEYPIGHYAKRLTVISRTFDDADSLTAELAEIGGLIEPHAADLS; this is translated from the coding sequence ATGGATCTTGAACTCAACGACATTCAGCAAGAACTCGCCAGCACTCTGAACAAGTATCTGCGCAGCGAGTACGACACCGCGACCCGCGAAGCCATCCTGCACAGCGAGGAGGGCATTTCCCGCGAGAAGTGGGAGCAGTTCGCAGAGATGGGCCTGCTCGGCCTGGCAATCCCCGAGAACTACGGCGGGGCAGAAATGACCTTCGCCGAGGTTGCTGTGGTCCTGGAAGCATTCGGCCGCGCACTCGTGCTCGAGCCGTTCCTGGCCACAGCCGTGCTGGGCGCCAATGCGATCGCCGCTGCGGGCACCGAGGAGCAGAAGCAGGAGATCCTGCCCGCAGTCTGCGAAGGCCAGACCTTCCTCGCCTTCGCGGCCCTCGAGCCCGGCCTGCGCTACGCGGTCGACACCCCCTCCACCACGGCCGCTGCAGGAGCTGACGGTTCCTTCACGATCAGTGGTGAGAAGAACGGCGTGCTCGGCGGCGACGTCGCCGACCAGTTCATCGTCACCGCCTCAGAGAACGGCGATCTGGGACTGTTCCTGGTCGCTGCCTCGGCGTCCGGAGTCAGCCGTGTCGCTCACCGTCAGGCCGACGGACAGGGAAGCGCCAGCGTGAAGTTCGACAATGCACCGGCCCAGCGCCTCGGTGCCGCCGACGCACATGCTGTCGTCGCCGAAGTGTTCGACACAGCAAACGCTGCGATCATGGCCGAAGCAGTCGGCGTGATGGAAGCCTCGCTGACGATGACAGCGGAGTACCTCAAGACGCGTGAGCAGTTCGGTGCCCCGATCGGCGCAAACCAGGCCCTGCAGCACCGTGCGGCCGACCTCTACGCAGACCTCGAGTATGCGCGCAGCATGGCACTGTTCTCCCGTCTTGCGGTCACCAACGAGGAAGCCGGCTCCGAGAAGGACCGCCACCGTGATGTCATCGCTGCCAAGATAATCATCGATCAGTCGGCTCGCACCATCAGCCAGGAGTCGATTCAGATGCACGGCGGCATCGGCATGACGATGGAGTACCCGATCGGCCACTACGCGAAGCGGCTGACCGTCATCTCACGCACCTTCGACGATGCTGATTCGCTGACTGCCGAGCTGGCAGAGATCGGTGGGCTCATCGAGCCACACGCTGCCGACCTCAGCTGA
- a CDS encoding TrmH family RNA methyltransferase: protein MTEDSTPQVGVGPWTGPWPVSEHFDPELLAEGDRRNVVDRYRYWKLDAIVADLDTTRHEFHVGVENWQHDLNIGSVVRTANAFNAAAVHIVGRRRWNRRGAMVTDRYQHIIHHPSIDDLLQWCTDTDVPLIGIDNFPDSVPLETYDLPRRSLLLFGQEGPGLSEEAHQASTAVLSIAQYGSTRSMNAAAAAAITMHSWVRRHVYDQPVA from the coding sequence GTGACTGAAGACAGCACACCACAGGTGGGGGTCGGTCCGTGGACCGGCCCCTGGCCTGTGTCTGAGCACTTTGACCCCGAGCTGCTGGCTGAGGGTGACCGCCGTAATGTCGTCGACAGATATCGCTACTGGAAGCTTGACGCGATCGTCGCCGATCTCGACACGACGCGGCACGAATTCCACGTTGGTGTGGAGAACTGGCAGCACGACCTCAACATCGGTTCGGTGGTCAGGACGGCCAACGCCTTCAACGCCGCCGCGGTGCACATCGTGGGCAGAAGGCGATGGAATCGGCGCGGGGCGATGGTCACCGACCGGTACCAGCACATCATCCACCACCCGAGCATCGACGACCTCCTGCAGTGGTGCACCGACACCGACGTACCGCTGATCGGAATCGACAATTTTCCGGATTCGGTGCCGTTGGAGACCTATGACCTTCCACGACGCAGCCTGCTGCTGTTCGGGCAGGAAGGGCCGGGCCTGAGCGAGGAAGCGCACCAGGCGAGCACGGCAGTGCTCTCGATCGCACAATACGGTTCAACGAGGTCCATGAACGCGGCAGCCGCAGCGGCGATCACCATGCACTCCTGGGTCCGCCGCCATGTCTACGACCAACCGGTGGCCTGA
- a CDS encoding sodium ABC transporter permease has protein sequence MAGKGEGQDGDSPEPLVSKGTAGEGIDDLGIPVGDEVTVTENDADSARGTKPAATADDEVDDTADTADASDADAVAADDGLNEVPFELAEDGPSADELPETGLVSEFVDVNKRQAAWLVSNRESSTALRSPFFLVTGAVIVLGIVAAIISGVVAGSDSKSGTPTMAMVGVGEQAAMYEQQLGVKITDVKDAQSAEKLVKEGKVDAAFIQDPSGQAQPTIIALDEQPEALLEKLAPKTEATLLNSPAVGDEVATPVLWAMAVFALLVVATLGTALYQNLRLEKRNRITEIIAATIPPRASASGRITGMLSLTAVHLVVAIVVTELGLSITGKTSLAFAMLPGLGWFALTLLFTAWTIYALLLWASTVSGSKARKTFVSIIGVITVAGFIAPVIVGATGMTAKVLSWTPFTSPLGIAGRFFGSPPEWWEGLVAAAIAALVALIIHSLASSAYVRAVLTGGGRGGRTVKMSKRAQKVSVGSASDKKAGSKDAAAESDADSDDVIVSDSDDTSAKAAKVDESADETDDKK, from the coding sequence ATGGCAGGCAAGGGTGAAGGCCAAGACGGGGACTCCCCGGAGCCGTTGGTGTCGAAGGGCACTGCGGGCGAAGGCATCGATGATCTGGGCATTCCGGTCGGTGATGAAGTCACGGTGACCGAGAACGATGCGGACTCCGCGCGGGGCACGAAGCCTGCTGCGACTGCGGACGACGAAGTGGATGACACAGCCGACACCGCTGACGCGAGCGATGCGGATGCGGTGGCAGCCGATGACGGACTCAATGAGGTTCCGTTCGAACTTGCCGAGGATGGGCCCTCGGCCGATGAGCTTCCCGAGACCGGGCTGGTCTCCGAGTTCGTCGATGTGAACAAGCGTCAAGCCGCTTGGCTGGTGTCGAACCGAGAGAGTTCGACCGCGCTGCGCAGCCCCTTCTTCCTCGTCACCGGTGCCGTTATCGTGCTCGGAATCGTCGCTGCGATCATCTCCGGTGTTGTCGCGGGATCCGACTCGAAGTCGGGCACCCCGACCATGGCCATGGTCGGTGTGGGTGAGCAGGCTGCCATGTACGAGCAGCAGCTGGGTGTGAAGATCACCGACGTCAAGGACGCTCAATCCGCAGAGAAACTGGTCAAGGAGGGCAAGGTCGATGCGGCCTTCATCCAGGACCCCAGCGGACAGGCACAGCCGACGATCATCGCTTTGGACGAACAGCCCGAGGCGCTGCTGGAGAAGCTGGCGCCGAAGACTGAGGCCACACTGCTGAACTCACCGGCGGTCGGCGACGAGGTGGCCACCCCGGTGCTGTGGGCCATGGCAGTCTTCGCACTGCTCGTAGTGGCCACACTCGGCACCGCGCTCTATCAGAACCTGCGTCTGGAGAAGCGCAACCGGATCACCGAGATCATCGCCGCCACGATCCCGCCTCGTGCCTCGGCATCGGGTCGGATCACGGGCATGCTCTCCCTGACCGCTGTGCACCTGGTCGTCGCGATCGTCGTGACCGAACTCGGTCTTTCCATCACAGGCAAGACCTCACTGGCATTCGCCATGCTTCCCGGCCTGGGCTGGTTCGCGCTGACACTGCTGTTCACCGCCTGGACCATCTACGCGCTCCTGCTGTGGGCGTCGACCGTGTCCGGCAGCAAGGCGCGCAAGACCTTCGTGTCGATCATCGGAGTTATCACCGTGGCCGGCTTCATTGCTCCCGTCATCGTGGGAGCCACGGGAATGACTGCCAAGGTGCTCTCGTGGACGCCGTTCACCTCGCCACTGGGAATTGCCGGACGCTTCTTCGGAAGTCCACCCGAATGGTGGGAGGGTCTGGTCGCCGCCGCCATTGCTGCACTGGTGGCACTCATCATCCACTCGTTGGCCAGCAGTGCCTACGTTCGCGCGGTGCTCACCGGCGGCGGACGTGGTGGCAGGACCGTGAAGATGAGCAAGCGTGCGCAGAAGGTCTCCGTCGGCTCAGCCAGCGACAAGAAAGCTGGCTCGAAGGATGCTGCGGCAGAGTCGGACGCGGACTCCGACGACGTGATCGTTTCGGACTCCGACGACACCTCGGCGAAGGCCGCGAAGGTTGACGAGTCAGCGGATGAAACCGACGACAAGAAGTGA
- a CDS encoding ABC transporter ATP-binding protein, protein MLTLKEVSLRKGKRTYLDEVSFTAQAGRITAIVGTRSAGRTELVRVIMGLISPDEGTVKLEDFELDFGDRQNFGYLPAERGGYPNMRVIDQIVYLARLHGITLGAAERNALSLLSRLELADRGYAPLKNLSGTEIARVDIAATLAADPDVVVIDDAFSGLDSESTELVMSLLRAHAASGVPVILATDNWEAAQAYADDVVVLNQGKTSVSGSVQELRSDVKYRVELADAEAAAKSLEKRAGISDVAVLDSADNVVSFRAADAGSAAQTVAALNGVKSFESVRPTLAEQYKEAL, encoded by the coding sequence GTGCTCACACTGAAAGAGGTTTCCCTGCGCAAGGGAAAGCGAACTTATCTCGACGAGGTGAGTTTCACTGCGCAGGCAGGTCGGATCACCGCAATCGTCGGAACCCGTTCGGCCGGCCGGACCGAGTTGGTTCGCGTCATCATGGGGCTGATCTCGCCCGATGAGGGCACCGTCAAGCTCGAGGACTTCGAACTCGACTTCGGCGATCGTCAGAACTTCGGATATCTGCCCGCCGAGCGCGGCGGCTATCCGAATATGCGTGTGATCGATCAGATCGTCTACCTGGCGCGTCTGCACGGCATCACCCTCGGCGCTGCCGAGCGCAATGCGCTGAGTCTGCTCTCGCGCCTCGAACTCGCCGATCGCGGTTATGCGCCGCTGAAGAATCTCAGCGGCACGGAGATCGCCCGCGTCGACATCGCAGCCACTCTGGCCGCCGACCCCGACGTCGTCGTCATCGACGATGCCTTCTCCGGGCTCGACTCAGAATCAACCGAACTTGTGATGTCCCTGCTGCGCGCCCACGCTGCCTCCGGGGTGCCCGTCATCCTGGCCACCGACAATTGGGAGGCCGCGCAGGCCTATGCCGATGACGTGGTCGTCCTCAACCAGGGAAAGACCAGCGTGTCCGGCAGCGTGCAGGAGCTGCGCTCGGACGTGAAGTACCGTGTGGAGCTCGCCGACGCCGAGGCAGCCGCCAAGTCATTGGAGAAGCGCGCAGGCATCAGCGACGTTGCGGTTCTCGATTCCGCAGACAACGTCGTCAGCTTCCGGGCCGCCGATGCAGGCTCGGCCGCACAGACCGTGGCAGCACTGAACGGTGTGAAGAGTTTTGAGAGTGTTCGCCCGACATTGGCCGAGCAGTACAAGGAGGCTTTGTGA